Proteins found in one Brachypodium distachyon strain Bd21 chromosome 5, Brachypodium_distachyon_v3.0, whole genome shotgun sequence genomic segment:
- the LOC100824352 gene encoding uncharacterized protein LOC100824352 isoform X2 — MVTRWNQKSPGLKILWIWTLGTAGIMIANVVRTRVNDMEMILRDEDEAAAAAGGGSGGGTSGERVMRDDELSSE; from the exons ATGGTGACCAGGTGGAACCAGAAGAGCCCGGGCCTCAAGATCCTGTGGATCTGGACCCTGGGAACCGCCGGAA TTATGATCGCCAACGTCGTTCGGACCCGCGTAAACGATATGGAGATGATCCTCCGggacgaagacgaagccgcggctgccgccggcggtggcagcggcggcgggaccTCCGGTGAGCGTGTCATGAGGGACGACGAGTTGAGCAG CGAGTGA
- the LOC100824352 gene encoding uncharacterized protein LOC100824352 isoform X1, which produces MVTRWNQKSPGLKILWIWTLGTAGIMIANVVRTRVNDMEMILRDEDEAAAAAGGGSGGGTSGERVMRDDELSRIS; this is translated from the exons ATGGTGACCAGGTGGAACCAGAAGAGCCCGGGCCTCAAGATCCTGTGGATCTGGACCCTGGGAACCGCCGGAA TTATGATCGCCAACGTCGTTCGGACCCGCGTAAACGATATGGAGATGATCCTCCGggacgaagacgaagccgcggctgccgccggcggtggcagcggcggcgggaccTCCGGTGAGCGTGTCATGAGGGACGACGAGTTGAGCAG GATAAGCTGA
- the LOC100821664 gene encoding protein HEAT INTOLERANT 4, with product MARPKGKKRAAEDPPAEAEAKAPAVRGRPRKSAKTEPKPPAARGRPKKSADTEPKPPKPEAEYFPEQRNLEDLWLSAFPIGTEWENIDKIKEFNWNFENLEKALEEGGKLYGKTVYLFGSTEPQLLDVNGESKIVLIPIVVAVDCPFPPSDKIGINSVQRENEEIVPMKAMKMAWLPYVPLEDRLSRIDSLKTKIFTLGCTQRRSALKHLKTERVKKFDYCMPYYMPLTPPEEEDDTVVNIMYPLEPPIVCDFDWEMDDMTDFIDEKVKDEVLPEEEKEKFKDFIKERVRERKRELKQAKDARKKAIDDLDPKLKEAYANIRFYKFYPVKTDDTPDVSNVKAKYINRYYRHAHELL from the exons ATGGCGCGTCCCAAGGGCAAGAAGCGCGCGGCAGAGGACcccccggcggaggcggaggcgaagGCGCCGGCCGTGCGGGGCCGGCCGAGGAAGAGTGCCAAGACGGAGCCCaagccgccggccgcgcggGGTCGGCCGAAGAAGAGTGCCGACACGGAGCCCAAGCCGCCCAAGCCCGAGGCGGAGTACTTCCCCGAGCAGCGCAATCTG GAGGATCTTTGGTTGTCGGCATTTCCTATTGGGACTGAG TGGGAAAATATTGATAAGATAAAGGAGTTCAACTGGAACTTTGAAAATTTAGAG AAAGCTCTAGAAGAAGGTGGGAAGCTTTATGGGAAGACGGTTTACTTATTTGGAAGCACTGAGC CTCAGCTATTGGATGTTAATGGTGAATCGAAGATAGTGCTTATTCCTATTGTAGTTGCT GTTGACTGTCCATTCCCTCCATCAGATAAAATTGGTATAAATTCTGTCCAAAGGGAGAATGAAGAAATAGTACCTATGAAGGCAATGAAGATGGCCTGGCTACCTTATGTCCCTCTGGAGGATCG GCTCAGCAGGATTGACagtttaaaaacaaaaatattcacTCTTGGCTGCACTCAGCGAAG GTCTGCCCTCAAGCATCTCAAAACTGAGCGAGTCAAGAAGTTTGACTACTGCATGCCCT ATTATATGCCACTCACTCctcctgaagaagaagatgatacAGTTGTCAATATCATGTATCCTCTAGAACCCCCG ATAGTATGTGACTTTGACTGGGAAATGGATGATATGACG GATTTTATTGATGAGAAAGTTAAAGATGAGGTTTTACcagaagaggagaaagaaaaatttaAG GACTTCATCAAGGAGAGGGttagagagaggaagagagagctGAAACAG GCTAAAGATGCCAGAAAGAAAGCTATTGATGATCTGGATCCTAAGTTGAAAGAGGCATATGCAAATATccgattttacaaattttatcCTGTAAAAACCGATGACACTCCTGATGTAAGCAACGTCAAG GCGAAGTACATCAATAGATATTACCGCCATGCACATGAACTGCTGTGA